From Variimorphobacter saccharofermentans, one genomic window encodes:
- a CDS encoding helix-turn-helix transcriptional regulator, which produces MKNRLEEFRKERGIKQEELAAVLEVSRQTIGSLENGRYNPSILLAFKISRYFGMPIEEIFIYEEENENEE; this is translated from the coding sequence GTGAAAAATCGATTAGAAGAATTTAGGAAAGAAAGAGGAATAAAGCAGGAAGAACTGGCGGCTGTTCTTGAGGTGTCCCGACAAACCATAGGTTCCTTGGAAAACGGACGTTATAATCCGTCCATATTATTAGCATTTAAGATATCCCGGTATTTTGGTATGCCTATTGAAGAAATTTTTATCTATGAGGAGGAGAATGAAAATGAAGAATAA
- a CDS encoding YqeG family HAD IIIA-type phosphatase — MFRKFYPKRLADSSYTINYEKLYQEGYRGILFDIDNTLVEHGADATERAVELFARLKKIGFQTCLISNNSDERVKRFNKDIGTNYIHKANKPSRKNYIKAVEIMGTSIHNTVFVGDQLFTDVFGANRIGMMTYLVKPIHPKEEIQIVLKRKLERIVLYFYRRDVAKGKIKQE; from the coding sequence ATGTTTCGAAAGTTTTATCCTAAGAGATTGGCGGACAGCTCCTATACCATCAATTATGAGAAATTATATCAGGAAGGGTATCGTGGTATCTTATTTGATATAGATAACACATTAGTGGAGCATGGAGCTGATGCCACGGAGCGGGCAGTGGAATTATTTGCAAGACTTAAAAAGATTGGATTTCAAACCTGTCTTATTTCAAATAATAGCGATGAGAGAGTGAAGCGTTTTAATAAAGACATCGGAACGAATTACATTCACAAGGCCAATAAACCATCAAGGAAGAATTACATTAAAGCCGTAGAGATCATGGGTACAAGTATTCATAATACGGTCTTTGTAGGGGATCAGTTATTTACGGATGTCTTTGGTGCAAATCGGATTGGTATGATGACTTATCTGGTTAAGCCGATTCATCCTAAGGAGGAAATCCAGATCGTTTTGAAACGAAAGCTGGAACGTATCGTACTTTATTTTTATCGAAGAGATGTTGCAAAAGGGAAAATAAAGCAGGAATAG